In the Plasmodium gaboni strain SY75 chromosome 13, whole genome shotgun sequence genome, tttaaaataatatatggCCCTAATTTGGAGTGTTTTTCAACGTAAAggttattataatatggatataatatttccatatttttattattaatattatatatattattattattatattcttcgTGAGAACAATAGGGTATAATCGGgtcatataaatattcttgcatatctattttattattatNNNNNNNNNNNNNNNNNNNNNNNNNNNNNNNNNNNNNNNNNNNNNNNNNNNNNNNNNNNNNNNNNNNNNNNNNNNNNNNNNNNNNNNNNNNNNNNNNNNNNNNNNNNNNNNNNNNNNNNNNNNNNNNNNNNNNNNNNNNNNNNNNNNNNNNNNNNNNNNNNNNNNNNNNNNNNNNNNNNNNNNNNNNNNNNNNNNNNNNNNNNNNNNNNNNNNNNNNNNNNNNNNNNNNNNNNNNNNNNNNNNNNNNNNNNNNNNNNNNNNNNNNNNNNNNNNNNNNNNNNNNNNNNNNNNNNNNNNNNNttaattttaaatataaaggaaaattttttttttaatttttttttttttaattttggaaaaaaaaaataaaaaaaatttaaaataaaaaagaaaaaaaaataaaaaataaaaaaaatttgatttaaaaaaaaaaaaaaaaaaaaaaaaaaaaaaaaatgtattattttaaatttcCATAATAGGTAGTCTCTATGGTTTTTGGTCTTGATAGACATAAtaattgttattataatattttatatatttatataaaccATTTTGtatacaatattatattacatatatatatatatatataattaataattaatgattattaataattcttatttttttatttttattaatttatttatagtattatatatataataattttatattcacacattataataataaaatacatataaaaataaaaaaaaaaataataaataataattgtgTGTTATATGTATTAGAAACAAAACAtaaacattatataaaatataaaacaatGGCATATACTAATAGTTTATTATGTACTctattataatatatatttttatagcATACCAgttaaataaatatatatatatatatatatatatatatatatatatatatatatgtagaacatatatgtttcataaaaaaaaatgtgtGAATAAATTTGTACACTTTTTAGTTGTAAGTAGATATAAGTTACACATGTATGatatatgttataaataataataaaaataaattaaaaaaaaaaaaaaaaaaaatcataatatattaaggaatatatatatatatatgtatatgtaaattattttattttttatattctcATTTTTGCAATCATGTATTTTCTTTTAgaatatatgtaaaattaaatataaatgaaaaatatatatatatatatatatatttatttaaaaaaaatataaattattaaaaaaacattttaaataaatattaatacataataaattttatttccaaatatataaaaaagaattaatataattattaaattgaataattatacatttaaggcatataattattttgacacatatacatacatatatattatatgtagtaatataataatatatattatatatgtgtattaAATAGTTATTTGTAGAATACTCTAAtaatcatttaatattactATGAAGCATATTCctcttttctttttctttttttttttatattttgaataaaaaagaaaaaagaatccatttgaataaatataaagtcatatgaaatatatttgtttatcatatttaaatttagtatttttaatatgcttttttattttgaatacATGTATTTTAAATACTAGTAACCTTAAAAATAATTGCAATATAATGCTCTAGTAAATTATCATACTTGTTGAGCTAggttttttatttattaaaaatacattcttatttctttaaaacaatatttataaaaattataaaaaaaaaaaataataaaataaaaaataaaataaaaaataaaataatagtaataataaatgaaagaatgaataaataaatggatatatatatatatatatataatattatattaagAAAAGTAAAAAGgtgtataaaatatattatatttattactagtatttttcaaaataagtaaagaataaaatagaaCAATTTAAAATACACATTAGTctattaaattattaaaaaataaatatgtattcacttttaataattattataataattatattatgtaatataaatatgaataaagGGGTGTGTATTTTgaattatattcatttatttattaaaaagagTAACTACGTGTTtgaaataattatattatatagatcctatctataattaaaataaatattaaaacTATTATGCATCTAAGTAttaaagtatatatatatataatatgagcatataaaaatatatcatattgtgaagtataatatacattaataattttcattcatattaatatcatatattataaaaatataatatatatatatatatatttatatatacttattgaagattttaatatgtaaaatatcaaatgttaattttaaatacaTCAAAATACATATTCTCTCTTTGTATACatattgtatattatttatttttttttattagtcaaaaaaatctaaaaaaataaaatggataaatattattattaaaaatgtaagtatttaaatatatattttaatattgttaaattatatatttataataaaataatatatatgtatatatattgtgtgtgtttattttatacaaaaatgaaatattattataatacacatatagaacataatataaaatttaaatgtataattatattatttgtgtatgttaaaaatgttaattacaataatgtatataaaaaatatatacatatatagtataaatattaatgaatatttatGCACATAgttatgtatttttaaatagCTATAATATCATGTAAACCGATTGAGTGtagtatattttataaattttcaGAACTTCAAATATTTGAAAACAATTTTTTctatgtatatatatatctatgtatatatatatatgtatatatgatacaaaagattttttttttttttttttttcataaagtatatttattatatattaaaacatatatgatataattacatttcatatgaatatatgggaataatatataaaatgtctttatattttacaaacgttgaaataaaacaaggaataaagataaagaaatatattattccATGTGTGAtcttataataaatgaCACTGGTAATTGACTTATATGGAATGGTTTATTTAATGTGTACATTTCCTTAGAGATCTATAACATGTGTgtgaatattttatatgtcATTTTAAGGATTGACacttttgtttttttttttttatttttttacataattattataatgcTATTAGTTAAGAAAACTTTTAAATATACCATTGTGTATAGAgagaatatatatttatagtagtgttttatattatccTTTATTTAGGCATTAAAATTATTGATATAAAAAGAGCAAAttgttatttattcatttatatttacttattttattatattaataaatggtgttgtatacatatgtacataaatatatatatatatatatatatataatagtatAAACTGTTTATTTACCTAAAAATCCAAAATGTTTatctatataaatatataaaaataatgaaatagatattacaattttttttcattttttttctatatacatttaaaattattgtGTTGAATATGTAAGTATATAGCTTTGacttatatattctattaTGTTTGGAAAGAATATTTGATGTAGAATAATCTGTTTATTTTAACAAGTCATAAATTAgtaattcatatatatattagttTCTTTGTTTACACATActattataattatgtgtactttattaatatcctattatattatatatatatatatatattacaataaGGGTTATGTAAaatttatgttatataaaataattatatattggaatttttttttttttttttttgNNNNNNNNNNNNNNNNNNNNNNNNNNNNNNNNNNNNNNNNNNNNNNNNNNNNNNNNNNNNNNNNNNNNNNNNNNNNNNNNNNNNNNNNNNNNNNNNNNNNNNNNNNNNNNNNNNNNNNNNNNNNNNNNNNNNNNNNNNNNNNNNNNNNNNNNNNNNNNNNNNNNNNNNNNNNNNNNNNNNNNNNNNNNNNNNNNNNNNNNNNNNNNNNNNNNNNNNNNNNNNNNNNNNNNNNNNNNNNNNNNNNNNNNNNNNNNNNNNNNNNNNNNNNNNNNNNNNNNNNNNNNNNNNNNNNNNNNNNNNttttttttttttttttttttttgtttattttcttttgtttctttattttttatattaattattatatcgTTCAAgtgtattttttttcttattcttgttattatttttattttaataagGGTTATGTAAaatttatgttatataaaataattatatattggaattttttttttttttttttttttttttttttatataaattattttatattaaatttcTAAATTACTATATTCAAGcattttaattaaatttatagaataaaaattgtgtaaaaatctataaataaaatatattttgaaaaaaaaaaaaataaaaaatatatatatattatatttatgatatatatatatatgtatatataaaatatttaaactataatttaattataaaaagttagaaataagaataataatatttcttgACTTTTCTTATCcttgaaaaaatatagatacTGAAATACTAggtttttttatttatatttaataagataaactatttattttaaaaggttagaataatattgaaaaatatatatatatatatatatatatatattatatttattattatttctataaatataatttttatcattattataatattatttaataaataatgtgTAATAAATAACTTTCCTTCTTCgaagaaataatatttattaaaataaagaatattttgCTATATTAATTCtaaggaaaaaataaaaaataagtaaataaataaatataaatatatataattaaatgacctaataaatatgtattttttacataaattatagccaaaaaaaaaaaaaattagaataataaaaattaatatatatatattataaataaatttttgttatgtttaattgaaaaaaaattttattgtgaaatataatatataaattattatacaaaatataagtaaaaatgatttttttattaaagaaaaaattttcGTTTCCCCTTGTATTGTGTGTATTATTCCTATTGTTCAATAATGTAGGAAAATAAAACACATACAcaattaaaatatatatatatatatatttaaaattcattattttatgcttatatattttatattgtaatatttatatcgtgaaataataaataatatatatttttttataaactTTCCTGTTCTTTTACttagaatatttttaaaaaatggTCAAATATAAgacataataaaaataatgggttaatattaataaagGGAAGATGTATGGCAGAATGTTTTACAAAGGAAtcttcaaaaaatatattatctagAATTGGACCATTAatacaattaaaaaattatatgacTTCTTCATTAAAATCAGATAAAGAAGTTGATAATAATCAGaatgatttatttaaatgGAATGTAGTAGGACTTTCATATTTACCTAGTGTTTCAGCAGTTATTCCAGGAATTGGTGGAGAAGTAACTGTTAGTGCTCATTCAAATAAAATTCCcaatgataataataaatacgGTTCTAGATCGGAAGatattttgaataaatCTAAAGTTGGTATACCATCTTATATGGTAGAAACTCTTAAAGATAAGGGTCCTCAAGTAATTAATGGTATAATTGACAAGTTAATGTCCGAAAATACTGAAGATTTAGATTATTATCCTTGTACACTTGCTGAATTTACAGCACTTAGtgtattattttcattGTTACCATCACTTCAATTACAATTAAATGAAACTTCATAATAGTAACAttttaaatacatacacatatatatatatatatatatatatatatatatatatattttaaatgataacATAGTGATTAGTTTTTTGTATGTgttcaaaatatatattaatataaaattatttttttacaaaaatattgattatataattaattttaaataaatataacagAAAAATTATGCTTCACAATTTTATTGCTTAATTTTGttgttattttatcatttctttctgttttttctcttttttttttatgttcatatgtatataattcaatatacatacatttaattattatttatctttagttttttttagttaaaaattattaataatacaatggacatatttataattcacaagaaagaaaaatatatatatatatattattttgtcCTTTTTGAAAAGAATTCCAAGgaagaaaaattaaaattaaaaagtaAGTGCACctaaaattatatatatttattattattattatacagtactattttattttactgtttaatattaaaaatttcttagaataaatagaatattacaaaaataaattgtTCTAAAGTACTATATTATAATgtgatatatttatatattatagaaaatattaaaaaaatggatCATTAAATGTGTATACTAAAAAAAGAAACTTATTGTATTATAGaataattctttatattttttattctttttgagaatatggaaatatatagttacctatctaatatataagtatatttttaaataaatataatgttcgtcgttaaataataaatgaaataaaaaaaaatggtattttttatatttcatatatatcctttaatttataaaatgttataatatatatatatatatatatatatatataagaattGCATTGTTAATTATAAAgtaagatatatattatatataggtatatatatttttatttttttgtggATTGCGTgagaataatattattatatcttattttttacataaaattcgttatttgttttaattaaatttttatttaattttttttatattattaaatataatttagAATATTTAgatttaaaatatatatatatatatatatatatatatatatatataatgatcttcaatatataatatgaatgaaaaataaatattaacatataatgaagaataaatattgtgttttttatattatatttatttccTACTAAATATAGTTTTTTtactatatattatatatttttttatttttattcgtgaaacataatattttattggGTTTTGTTATTTAAAAAACTTGCCTATGTAAAAGT is a window encoding:
- a CDS encoding putative exported protein (Plasmodium exported protein, unknown function) is translated as MIFLLKKKFSFPLVLCVLFLLFNNNIFKKWSNIRHNKNNGLILIKGRCMAECFTKESSKNILSRIGPLIQLKNYMTSSLKSDKEVDNNQNDLFKWNVVGLSYLPSVSAVIPGIGGEVTVSAHSNKIPNDNNKYGSRSEDILNKSKVGIPSYMVETLKDKGPQVINGIIDKLMSENTEDLDYYPCTLAEFTALSVLFSLLPSLQLQLNETS